From Synoicihabitans lomoniglobus, the proteins below share one genomic window:
- a CDS encoding Gfo/Idh/MocA family protein, which translates to MAHNPIGFAIVGTGMIAGVHAQAINAVDGARLVGVVSRSPDKAAAFCEQHGAEVVTATAAEMAARSDVQVLNITTPSGAHLEPALAAIAAGKHVVVEKPLEATTARADQIIAAAQVAGVHLAPIFQNRFSAGARTVKAAIEAGRLGRLATAGCYVKWFRTEAYYQGSPWKGTLKLDGGGAVMNQAIHGVDLLQWFAGLPEEVSAMTTRRVHTGIEAEDTAVAIMRFPDGALGTIEATTAAWPGWSLRIELCGENGSIRLEDGVITEWQFREELPEDAAVRAGGDASLGSGAGSPGGISIEGHKRQIEDLVAAIREDRPLTISGPESRRSVALITALYESGNTGQPVRIG; encoded by the coding sequence ATGGCCCACAACCCCATTGGATTCGCGATCGTAGGCACCGGCATGATTGCCGGGGTGCATGCTCAAGCCATCAACGCCGTCGACGGTGCCCGGCTCGTCGGGGTCGTCAGCCGCTCGCCGGACAAGGCGGCGGCGTTTTGTGAGCAACATGGAGCCGAAGTGGTCACGGCCACGGCGGCCGAGATGGCGGCCCGATCCGATGTGCAGGTGCTCAATATCACGACGCCGAGCGGCGCTCATCTGGAGCCGGCGTTGGCGGCGATCGCGGCGGGGAAACACGTGGTGGTCGAGAAACCGTTGGAGGCGACGACCGCCCGAGCCGACCAGATCATCGCGGCCGCGCAGGTTGCAGGCGTGCATCTGGCACCGATTTTTCAGAACCGCTTCAGTGCCGGGGCGCGCACCGTGAAGGCCGCGATCGAGGCCGGTCGTTTGGGGCGATTGGCCACGGCCGGTTGTTACGTGAAGTGGTTTCGAACGGAAGCGTATTACCAAGGGTCGCCGTGGAAGGGGACGCTCAAGCTGGACGGCGGCGGGGCGGTGATGAATCAGGCGATTCACGGCGTGGACCTGTTGCAATGGTTTGCGGGGTTGCCCGAGGAAGTCAGCGCGATGACCACCCGGCGCGTGCACACCGGTATCGAGGCGGAGGATACCGCCGTGGCGATCATGCGGTTCCCTGACGGCGCGCTCGGCACGATCGAAGCGACGACGGCGGCCTGGCCCGGTTGGTCGCTGCGCATCGAGTTGTGTGGTGAGAACGGCTCGATTCGGCTGGAGGATGGTGTGATCACCGAGTGGCAGTTCCGCGAAGAGCTGCCCGAAGACGCGGCGGTGCGGGCGGGGGGCGATGCCTCCCTGGGCTCGGGGGCGGGTTCGCCCGGGGGGATTTCAATCGAAGGTCACAAACGCCAGATCGAGGATCTGGTGGCCGCGATTCGCGAAGATCGTCCACTGACCATCAGCGGCCCGGAATCCCGTCGCTCCGTGGCGCTCATCACCGCGCTTTACGAATCAGGCAATACCGGCCAACCGGTGCGCATCGGCTAG
- a CDS encoding PQQ-dependent sugar dehydrogenase, with the protein MSRLLLPFYLTVGLVLGSVGTVAAKPLPYVAHVELADTVLEISEVAGGLDGPWELAWGPDDFLWLTQLRGVISRIDPTTGAKTDIGAIPDVFHRKSHGLLSMTFSPDWAESPYVYLHYVYQVPRDDRREEVRSRVVRCRWDGARLGAPEVVFDHIPGQTYHNGSRMAFGPDGKLYLTTGDSGRGGTQDPTKLNGKVLRLNPDGSVPADNPIPDNPTWSMGHRNAQGLVFAPDGQLYASEHGPNNDDELNRIVALHNYGWPDVAGFIDGDDEKAYAANHDITEPLVAWTPTIGAAGLDYYAADAIPEWRGSLLLVALKGQALRVLELDATGGAIAMERIYFQKIFGRLRDLCLSPGGDVYVITSNTDWHPRFQPWMYEGLPAGPDRILRLRRADAASLARIAALGSAAMPLREDPEPLPLMSEDWSFPATSEDLLVGQGLYAIHCAACHSPTGEGAGDLLPPLVGTAWVTGDKGRLIRAVMGGLSGEIEVNGVTYNQEMPAFKHLPDDELAAVLTFIRQSWGNDANAVIPGEVYEERKGLR; encoded by the coding sequence ATGTCTCGTTTGCTCCTCCCCTTTTATCTCACCGTTGGACTCGTGCTCGGCAGCGTCGGGACGGTTGCGGCGAAGCCGCTCCCCTATGTCGCACATGTGGAGCTGGCCGACACCGTCCTGGAAATCAGCGAAGTCGCGGGTGGGCTCGACGGACCGTGGGAACTGGCCTGGGGACCGGACGACTTTCTGTGGCTCACGCAACTGCGCGGTGTGATCAGTCGGATCGACCCGACGACGGGCGCGAAGACCGACATCGGTGCGATTCCCGACGTCTTCCACCGCAAGTCCCATGGGCTGCTCAGCATGACCTTCAGCCCCGACTGGGCGGAGTCGCCGTATGTGTATCTCCACTACGTTTACCAGGTGCCCCGTGATGATCGGCGGGAGGAGGTGCGGTCGCGCGTGGTGCGGTGCCGGTGGGACGGCGCGCGGTTGGGAGCTCCGGAAGTGGTTTTTGACCACATTCCCGGTCAGACCTATCACAACGGTTCGCGCATGGCGTTTGGGCCCGATGGCAAACTCTACCTCACGACGGGCGACTCCGGCCGAGGTGGCACGCAGGACCCGACGAAATTGAATGGCAAAGTATTGCGGTTGAACCCGGATGGATCGGTCCCGGCGGACAACCCGATCCCGGATAATCCGACCTGGTCGATGGGGCATCGCAACGCCCAGGGTTTGGTATTCGCGCCGGACGGTCAGCTCTACGCTTCCGAGCACGGGCCGAACAACGACGACGAGTTGAACCGCATTGTCGCGCTGCACAACTACGGTTGGCCCGACGTCGCGGGGTTCATCGATGGTGACGACGAGAAAGCCTACGCCGCTAATCACGACATCACCGAGCCGCTTGTGGCGTGGACGCCGACCATCGGCGCCGCCGGTCTCGATTACTACGCGGCGGACGCGATCCCGGAATGGCGGGGCAGCTTGCTGCTGGTCGCGCTCAAAGGGCAGGCGTTGCGTGTGCTCGAACTCGACGCGACGGGCGGTGCGATCGCCATGGAGCGCATCTATTTTCAAAAAATCTTCGGCCGCCTGCGCGATCTCTGCCTCTCGCCCGGAGGCGATGTTTACGTGATCACGAGCAACACCGATTGGCATCCGCGGTTTCAACCGTGGATGTATGAAGGCCTGCCCGCCGGACCGGATCGTATCCTGCGACTGCGACGGGCGGATGCGGCGTCGCTGGCGCGCATCGCGGCCCTGGGATCGGCGGCGATGCCACTGCGGGAAGACCCGGAGCCGTTGCCGCTGATGAGTGAAGACTGGAGTTTCCCGGCGACCAGCGAAGACCTGTTGGTGGGGCAGGGACTTTATGCGATCCATTGCGCCGCGTGTCACAGCCCGACGGGTGAAGGCGCGGGTGATTTGCTGCCGCCGCTCGTGGGCACGGCCTGGGTGACGGGAGACAAGGGCCGGTTGATCCGGGCCGTCATGGGCGGGTTGTCGGGCGAAATCGAAGTCAATGGCGTGACCTACAACCAAGAGATGCCGGCGTTCAAACATCTGCCCGACGACGAACTCGCCGCCGTGCTCACCTTTATTCGGCAGAGCTGGGGTAACGACGCGAACGCGGTTATCCCGGGTGAAGTTTACGAAGAGCGCAAGGGGTTGCGTTGA
- a CDS encoding type IV pilus modification PilV family protein, which translates to MSITSSPSSPRRVRASGFTLLEVALGIMVMAVVFAGVMSAAVQIRKLAVISQATARANTVLNSTVEELRALSFEQLETRFGTPANLGGTLAATSVAGFYPITWQVTPEALNDDYYRVTVTVSWAIEDHPYNLAAVTDFYRNGINKR; encoded by the coding sequence GTGTCCATCACCTCCTCCCCATCCTCCCCGCGTCGTGTCAGGGCGTCAGGATTCACCCTGCTCGAGGTTGCCTTGGGCATCATGGTCATGGCGGTGGTGTTTGCCGGCGTGATGTCGGCGGCGGTGCAGATTCGTAAATTGGCGGTGATTTCGCAGGCCACGGCCCGGGCCAACACGGTGCTGAATTCGACGGTGGAAGAGTTGCGGGCGCTCAGTTTCGAGCAGTTGGAAACCCGTTTCGGCACGCCCGCCAATCTGGGAGGCACGCTGGCCGCGACGAGCGTGGCGGGGTTTTATCCGATCACGTGGCAGGTGACGCCGGAAGCGCTCAACGATGATTATTACCGGGTAACGGTGACGGTTTCGTGGGCGATTGAAGATCATCCTTATAATTTGGCCGCCGTGACCGATTTCTATCGGAACGGCATAAACAAACGATGA
- a CDS encoding DUF7305 domain-containing protein, which yields MRSERGSALLVALIIAAVLLTATARLYNTAYTEQRSAYRSYMRSAAFYLAEAGMEDAAQRIENGEFNVDPDAENAEELLTNYHREEDIFLGGGRTGEKHVIIRRDVGTNFYTVQALGRVRHPDGLTTEQAVQAGFELIGGLGEESTSSGGGPGYSISAGNNVRFGFNGGNNRVRVASYDSNLNFGVPDWDTNSGFDAAVGVASSQDNRMDLGNALIKGTLRTGGGNPRITTNSHDERGNTQLYGPDTEDGVTFDTNRVAKDFAEDMPVPTLPELDGTWNQIEVDQNDNSYRNQRVVALGAVGEKTYIHLPYAFDTKNNSTITVAGDVILNLDRNMNLNGRLELLPGATLTIFVVENASVSLEGGDWPPADFRINATGGRDVQFNNFDVFTGIVNAPNSTVRVSGSGGLGRTQFRGAITANQLETTNSIDFFYDVQTDGGSSSSVADPEGAGEVLELRMEGWKQILPSDMGGLVDSLDPIIDTVL from the coding sequence ATGCGCTCCGAACGAGGATCAGCCCTGCTGGTCGCCCTCATCATCGCCGCGGTGCTGCTCACCGCCACCGCGCGCCTGTATAACACGGCTTACACGGAGCAACGCAGTGCCTACCGTTCCTACATGCGCAGCGCGGCCTTTTATCTGGCCGAAGCCGGCATGGAAGATGCCGCCCAACGCATTGAGAACGGTGAATTCAACGTCGATCCCGATGCGGAGAACGCAGAGGAATTGCTGACCAACTACCACCGCGAGGAAGATATTTTCCTCGGCGGCGGGCGCACCGGTGAAAAGCACGTGATTATTCGACGGGATGTCGGCACAAACTTTTACACCGTGCAGGCCCTCGGCCGGGTGCGCCATCCCGATGGTCTCACGACGGAGCAGGCCGTGCAGGCCGGTTTCGAATTGATCGGTGGCTTGGGCGAGGAATCGACCTCTTCAGGCGGTGGTCCCGGCTATTCGATTTCGGCCGGCAACAACGTGCGATTTGGGTTCAATGGTGGTAACAACCGGGTGCGCGTCGCGAGCTACGACAGCAACCTCAACTTTGGCGTCCCGGACTGGGACACCAATTCCGGCTTTGATGCGGCTGTCGGGGTGGCCTCGTCCCAGGACAACCGCATGGATCTGGGCAATGCCCTGATCAAGGGCACCCTGCGCACCGGTGGTGGTAACCCGCGTATCACCACCAACAGTCACGACGAACGGGGCAACACCCAGTTGTATGGACCCGATACCGAGGACGGCGTGACGTTCGATACCAACCGGGTCGCCAAGGATTTTGCCGAGGACATGCCGGTGCCGACCCTGCCTGAACTCGATGGGACCTGGAACCAGATCGAGGTCGACCAGAACGATAACAGCTACCGGAATCAACGGGTTGTCGCCCTCGGGGCGGTGGGAGAGAAAACCTATATTCACCTGCCCTACGCGTTCGACACGAAGAACAACTCCACCATCACGGTGGCAGGCGACGTGATCCTGAATTTGGATCGCAACATGAATCTCAATGGCCGTTTGGAGCTTCTGCCCGGGGCCACGCTCACTATTTTCGTGGTGGAAAATGCCTCCGTCAGTTTGGAGGGCGGCGATTGGCCTCCGGCCGATTTTCGAATCAACGCCACCGGGGGGCGTGACGTGCAGTTCAACAATTTCGACGTGTTCACCGGCATCGTCAATGCGCCCAACTCGACCGTGCGGGTGAGTGGTAGTGGTGGACTGGGTCGGACGCAGTTTCGTGGAGCCATCACCGCCAACCAGCTCGAGACCACCAACTCGATTGATTTCTTTTATGATGTGCAGACCGACGGCGGCAGTTCGTCTTCGGTGGCCGATCCCGAGGGGGCGGGCGAAGTGCTGGAGCTGCGCATGGAAGGGTGGAAACAGATCCTGCCTTCCGACATGGGAGGGCTGGTCGACAGCCTCGATCCAATTATCGATACCGTTCTTTAA
- a CDS encoding PilW family protein, which yields MTRPSQTSGFTLSELLIATTIGSFAMAGILTAFLSLQRSYAATSDSIMETSRFVVVQDQLGVDLRSALAVTTAQPQQLGLRVRYYSDSEAEDHVVTFRFDRGTGELTREREGNRYVLMAQLRDATFTYYRRSSSGQTEETSAAAEVNAVRISVTPDQDRVGGLQRRQSVFASSLFQLRRIAFP from the coding sequence ATGACGCGTCCTTCTCAAACCAGTGGCTTCACTCTCTCGGAGCTGCTCATTGCCACCACCATCGGCTCGTTCGCGATGGCGGGCATCCTGACGGCGTTTCTCTCTTTGCAGCGGAGTTATGCGGCCACGAGCGACAGTATCATGGAAACGAGTCGGTTTGTGGTGGTGCAGGATCAGTTGGGCGTGGATTTGCGCAGCGCGCTGGCGGTCACGACAGCCCAGCCGCAGCAGCTGGGCCTGCGGGTGCGTTATTACAGCGACTCCGAGGCGGAGGACCACGTGGTCACGTTCCGATTTGATCGGGGAACAGGGGAGTTGACGCGAGAGCGGGAGGGCAATCGCTACGTGCTCATGGCGCAGTTGCGCGATGCCACTTTCACCTATTATCGTCGTTCCAGCAGTGGCCAGACGGAGGAGACCTCGGCCGCCGCGGAGGTCAACGCGGTGCGGATCAGTGTCACGCCCGACCAGGATCGGGTGGGTGGACTGCAGCGACGTCAGTCGGTGTTTGCCTCCAGCTTGTTTCAACTTCGTCGCATCGCTTTCCCATGA